Proteins co-encoded in one Arachis hypogaea cultivar Tifrunner chromosome 13, arahy.Tifrunner.gnm2.J5K5, whole genome shotgun sequence genomic window:
- the LOC112736039 gene encoding uncharacterized protein isoform X2: MADSSTSSTSSTSQNASKPRKRSQFRAKIKVQKIEIVVRNLHQNNIKLYVKNLKRKRSKYTQHKMAARNQTKDLKCATHLLSDKFRNMAEEKKAIVRDLGFGGLMHVPPLRVDHQLLRELANNFKLGENKLKTGYGSFQITPKTIGDALGINATGNLFPEKVEYKQLYKQLSDDDKIIYRRFQGKTLKSLTDEMMEIGVGSEEERLMFKRIFILYIQMAFLLPTTINKISPVHLAPIFKMDGISERNWGAHVLTFLIKGITDYQDKKKKAIDGCLFALMIIYFHLSENKGKKRAERPPKPWIANWTKEKLVERMTAEKEETLGIVKMAETRAREKMKEKEKKEKTQEIKKTKKRKASPTSSSETETATDSDTTTSESESQQDSEDSARKHPIKKGKKMDSRKRKQRQEEPDSDSESESEQSDESEESSPAEKEKEKKKTKTTPKKTQPKKKKVLVEDSPPKEDQYFDGETYEISSDELDEWLGQNVDKSAAEGENQPDLRSTEGRYVSSETIPAVNLGTDAPSSQGNTEQSSVNQPSQSMLSPSDSNMMVVREQTPSEALAIVPIQVFVPASQTTTETDFEPTPMLQIEGTTETTPETPKQLQETTPTVPPAPTKVHPDAEDAAALLMMARTASYVPKTDPGVPSFSLGLTDSSQEGASTQETEMEKSPEAANLIEQLDSLVQRIASSATKGKNTSPQIQRETGGESSAKFETPRGLYQITDDMKQKCYIWGTRLKEDADGNTNEYEEMCTLIGQGEYILMRMHLASLQAKSDIESQIVSAVCLILNNKNEKRFQEQIYCLPPDIVCMALSDHPNGEFVSPKTKKEFRVEAYPSFIPFIDRKKLTSHPYIFAPVCYAGHWWLWLINTRKRKCQILDPLHKIAPTDERKTINKFTGYVFSRLITYAGGKPLQKGEREKEIKSPYVKISGQKTSYDCAVYVMKWMEIIEPENIKKGKYQWDNWPQEEVDHYRVEYASRILFSEMNTQRDQAIRESSAIRLSKPSSILLSPFCQINSTDIESG, from the exons atggcagactcttccacttcctccacttcttccacttctcaaaacgCTTCGAAACCAAGGAAACGCTCCCAATTTCGAGcaaaaatcaaagttcaaaaaATAGAAATCGTTGTTCGAAACCTCCATCAAAACAACATCAAACTCTACgtgaagaatctgaagagaaAACGAAGCAAATACACTCAAC acaaaatggcagcaagaaaccaaacgaaagaccttaagtgtgccacacatctcctgagtgataagttcagaaacatgGCTGAGGAGAAGAAGGCAATTGTCAGGGATCTCGGATTTGGTGGGTTGATGCACGTCCCACCTctaagggtggatcaccaactcttaagggaactggcaaacaacttcaaacttggggagaacaaactgaagacaggatatggttctttccaaataacaccaaagacaataggtgatgcgcttggcatcaatgcaacag gaaatctgtttcctgagaaagttgagtataagCAACTTTATAAGCaactttctgatgatgacaaaataatttatagaagattccagggtaagaccctcaaaagtcttaccgatgaaatgatggaaatcggcgttggcagcgaagaggaacgcctgatgttcaagaggatattcatcctctacatacagatggcgttccttttgccaacgacgataaacaaaatatcgcccgtgcacctcgccccaatttttaagatggacggcataTCGGAGAGAAACTGGGGGGCGCATGTTTTGACCTTCTTGATCAAAGGCATCACAGACTACCAGgataagaagaagaaggcaattgatggctgcctctttgccctcatgataatatactttcatctttctgaaaacaaaggcaagaagagggccgaaagaccaccaaagccttggattgccaactggactaaggagaagttggtggaaagaatgactgcagaaaaagaagaaactttg gggattgtgaagatggcggagacaagagcaagagaaaaaatgaaagaaaaagaaaaaaaagaaaaaacacaagaaatcaaaaaaacaaaaaaaaggaaggcgagtccaacatcgtcttcggagacagaaacagctactgacagtgacactactacctctgagtctgagagtCAACAAGACTCGGAGGATTCAGCAAGAAAACACCccatcaaaaaggggaaaaa aatggactccagaaaaagaaagcagaggcaagaggagccagattctgattcagaatctgaatctgaacaaagtgatga gagtgaagaatcatcacctgcagagaaggagaaggaaaagaaaaaaacaaaaacaacaccaaaaaa aacacaaccaaaaaagaaaaaagttctcgtggaggattcacctcctaAAGAAGACCAATACTTtgacgg tgagacatatgaaatatcaagtgatgAACTGGATGAATGGCTAGGGCAAAACgttgataaatctgctgcagaggg GGAGAACCAacctgacctgcgatcgacagaaggtcgctatgtgtcgtctgaaac aataccggctgtgaacttgggaactgatgctccttcctctcaaggaaacacagaacagagtagtgtaaaccagccgtcacagagcat gttgagtccgtctgattcgaatatgatggttgtgagggaacagacaccgtccgaagcgcttgcaat agtcccgattcaggtttttgtgccggcatcccaaacaaccacagagacagattttgaaccaacccctatgctacagattgaagggactacagaaac cactcctgaaacccccaaacaacttcaagagaccacacccacggttcccccagctccaactaaagt tcatccagacgcagaagacgctgctgccctgttgatgatggcacggacagcttCCTATGTTCCGAAAACAGATCCAggggtgccatcattcagccttggattgactgattcaagccaggagggggcgtcaacgcaggagacagaaaTGGAAAAATCTCCAGAAGCTGCGAATTTGATAGAACAATTGGACAGTTTGGTCCAAAGAATAGCAAGCAGCGCGACGAAGGGAAAAAACACaagtccacaaattcagagggagactgggggagaaagttctgcaaagtttgaaactcctcGGGGATTATATCAGATtacggatgatatgaaacaaaagtgctacatctgggggacgagactgaaggaagatgcagatggcaatactaacgagtatgaggagatgtgcactctgattggccaaggagaatacattttgatgagaatgcaccttgcttccctccaggcaaaaagtgatatagaatctcag attgtatctgccgtctgcctcatcctcaacaacaaaaatgaaaagagatttcaagaacaaatatactgtctcccccccgatattgtg TGCATGGCGCTTTCGGATCACCCAAACGGGGAATTCGTATCACCAAAAACGAAAaaggaattcagggtggaagcctacccgagtttcattcccttcatagatagaaaaaaattgacttcgcacccatat atttttgcccCTGTCTGCTACGCCgggcattggtggttatggctgataaatacaagaaagcggaaatgtcaaatacttgacccgctacacaaaatAGCTCCCACTGATGAGAGAAAGAccattaataaattcact GGATAcgtattttcaagattgataacatatgccggCGGGAAACCTCTTCAGAAAGGGGAGAGggagaaggaaattaaatcaccatatgttaaaatatcaggccaaaaaacaag ctatgactgcgctgTGTACGTTATGAAATGGATGGAGATAATTGAGCCAgaaaacatcaaaaaggggaagtatcaatgggataattggccacag gaggaggtggaccactatagagtggaaTACGCATCCCGTatactattcagtgagatgaatacACAGAGAGATCaggcaattagagagagtagtgctataaggctgtcgaagccatcctctaTATTATTAAGTCCATTTTGTCAGATTAATTCTACTGATATAGAAAgtgggtag
- the LOC112736039 gene encoding uncharacterized protein isoform X1, whose amino-acid sequence MADSSTSSTSSTSQNASKPRKRSQFRAKIKVQKIEIVVRNLHQNNIKLYVKNLKRKRSKYTQHKMAARNQTKDLKCATHLLSDKFRNMAEEKKAIVRDLGFGGLMHVPPLRVDHQLLRELANNFKLGENKLKTGYGSFQITPKTIGDALGINATGNLFPEKVEYKQLYKQLSDDDKIIYRRFQGKTLKSLTDEMMEIGVGSEEERLMFKRIFILYIQMAFLLPTTINKISPVHLAPIFKMDGISERNWGAHVLTFLIKGITDYQDKKKKAIDGCLFALMIIYFHLSENKGKKRAERPPKPWIANWTKEKLVERMTAEKEETLGIVKMAETRAREKMKEKEKKEKTQEIKKTKKRKASPTSSSETETATDSDTTTSESESQQDSEDSARKHPIKKGKKMDSRKRKQRQEEPDSDSESESEQSDESEESSPAEKEKEKKKTKTTPKKTQPKKKKVLVEDSPPKEDQYFDGETYEISSDELDEWLGQNVDKSAAEGENQPDLRSTEGRYVSSETIPAVNLGTDAPSSQGNTEQSSVNQPSQSIKKSPLLFYSRKKRQEKKAKTASMLSPSDSNMMVVREQTPSEALAIVPIQVFVPASQTTTETDFEPTPMLQIEGTTETTPETPKQLQETTPTVPPAPTKVHPDAEDAAALLMMARTASYVPKTDPGVPSFSLGLTDSSQEGASTQETEMEKSPEAANLIEQLDSLVQRIASSATKGKNTSPQIQRETGGESSAKFETPRGLYQITDDMKQKCYIWGTRLKEDADGNTNEYEEMCTLIGQGEYILMRMHLASLQAKSDIESQIVSAVCLILNNKNEKRFQEQIYCLPPDIVCMALSDHPNGEFVSPKTKKEFRVEAYPSFIPFIDRKKLTSHPYIFAPVCYAGHWWLWLINTRKRKCQILDPLHKIAPTDERKTINKFTGYVFSRLITYAGGKPLQKGEREKEIKSPYVKISGQKTSYDCAVYVMKWMEIIEPENIKKGKYQWDNWPQEEVDHYRVEYASRILFSEMNTQRDQAIRESSAIRLSKPSSILLSPFCQINSTDIESG is encoded by the exons atggcagactcttccacttcctccacttcttccacttctcaaaacgCTTCGAAACCAAGGAAACGCTCCCAATTTCGAGcaaaaatcaaagttcaaaaaATAGAAATCGTTGTTCGAAACCTCCATCAAAACAACATCAAACTCTACgtgaagaatctgaagagaaAACGAAGCAAATACACTCAAC acaaaatggcagcaagaaaccaaacgaaagaccttaagtgtgccacacatctcctgagtgataagttcagaaacatgGCTGAGGAGAAGAAGGCAATTGTCAGGGATCTCGGATTTGGTGGGTTGATGCACGTCCCACCTctaagggtggatcaccaactcttaagggaactggcaaacaacttcaaacttggggagaacaaactgaagacaggatatggttctttccaaataacaccaaagacaataggtgatgcgcttggcatcaatgcaacag gaaatctgtttcctgagaaagttgagtataagCAACTTTATAAGCaactttctgatgatgacaaaataatttatagaagattccagggtaagaccctcaaaagtcttaccgatgaaatgatggaaatcggcgttggcagcgaagaggaacgcctgatgttcaagaggatattcatcctctacatacagatggcgttccttttgccaacgacgataaacaaaatatcgcccgtgcacctcgccccaatttttaagatggacggcataTCGGAGAGAAACTGGGGGGCGCATGTTTTGACCTTCTTGATCAAAGGCATCACAGACTACCAGgataagaagaagaaggcaattgatggctgcctctttgccctcatgataatatactttcatctttctgaaaacaaaggcaagaagagggccgaaagaccaccaaagccttggattgccaactggactaaggagaagttggtggaaagaatgactgcagaaaaagaagaaactttg gggattgtgaagatggcggagacaagagcaagagaaaaaatgaaagaaaaagaaaaaaaagaaaaaacacaagaaatcaaaaaaacaaaaaaaaggaaggcgagtccaacatcgtcttcggagacagaaacagctactgacagtgacactactacctctgagtctgagagtCAACAAGACTCGGAGGATTCAGCAAGAAAACACCccatcaaaaaggggaaaaa aatggactccagaaaaagaaagcagaggcaagaggagccagattctgattcagaatctgaatctgaacaaagtgatga gagtgaagaatcatcacctgcagagaaggagaaggaaaagaaaaaaacaaaaacaacaccaaaaaa aacacaaccaaaaaagaaaaaagttctcgtggaggattcacctcctaAAGAAGACCAATACTTtgacgg tgagacatatgaaatatcaagtgatgAACTGGATGAATGGCTAGGGCAAAACgttgataaatctgctgcagaggg GGAGAACCAacctgacctgcgatcgacagaaggtcgctatgtgtcgtctgaaac aataccggctgtgaacttgggaactgatgctccttcctctcaaggaaacacagaacagagtagtgtaaaccagccgtcacagagcat aaaaaaaagccctttattattttattcaagaaaaaaaaggcaggaaaaaaaagcaaaaactgcaagtat gttgagtccgtctgattcgaatatgatggttgtgagggaacagacaccgtccgaagcgcttgcaat agtcccgattcaggtttttgtgccggcatcccaaacaaccacagagacagattttgaaccaacccctatgctacagattgaagggactacagaaac cactcctgaaacccccaaacaacttcaagagaccacacccacggttcccccagctccaactaaagt tcatccagacgcagaagacgctgctgccctgttgatgatggcacggacagcttCCTATGTTCCGAAAACAGATCCAggggtgccatcattcagccttggattgactgattcaagccaggagggggcgtcaacgcaggagacagaaaTGGAAAAATCTCCAGAAGCTGCGAATTTGATAGAACAATTGGACAGTTTGGTCCAAAGAATAGCAAGCAGCGCGACGAAGGGAAAAAACACaagtccacaaattcagagggagactgggggagaaagttctgcaaagtttgaaactcctcGGGGATTATATCAGATtacggatgatatgaaacaaaagtgctacatctgggggacgagactgaaggaagatgcagatggcaatactaacgagtatgaggagatgtgcactctgattggccaaggagaatacattttgatgagaatgcaccttgcttccctccaggcaaaaagtgatatagaatctcag attgtatctgccgtctgcctcatcctcaacaacaaaaatgaaaagagatttcaagaacaaatatactgtctcccccccgatattgtg TGCATGGCGCTTTCGGATCACCCAAACGGGGAATTCGTATCACCAAAAACGAAAaaggaattcagggtggaagcctacccgagtttcattcccttcatagatagaaaaaaattgacttcgcacccatat atttttgcccCTGTCTGCTACGCCgggcattggtggttatggctgataaatacaagaaagcggaaatgtcaaatacttgacccgctacacaaaatAGCTCCCACTGATGAGAGAAAGAccattaataaattcact GGATAcgtattttcaagattgataacatatgccggCGGGAAACCTCTTCAGAAAGGGGAGAGggagaaggaaattaaatcaccatatgttaaaatatcaggccaaaaaacaag ctatgactgcgctgTGTACGTTATGAAATGGATGGAGATAATTGAGCCAgaaaacatcaaaaaggggaagtatcaatgggataattggccacag gaggaggtggaccactatagagtggaaTACGCATCCCGTatactattcagtgagatgaatacACAGAGAGATCaggcaattagagagagtagtgctataaggctgtcgaagccatcctctaTATTATTAAGTCCATTTTGTCAGATTAATTCTACTGATATAGAAAgtgggtag
- the LOC112733354 gene encoding transcription factor bHLH143: MVKADRCLPRPQHVAWRYPYLNCFGMLEDPSLLGISACLNSTTRIFPAVNAFQGPAAPAIPGPKTEPTDELKHFLRHPIAKTGFKEVHTGGSLQNANPESLQRKFLIFDRSGNKTRMFYGPGLPHVQGPIISAREFPLACDINEKGWTSSMRQNGLADCSLPKKSDNDHVGHEESEMHEDTEEINALLYSDDDDSDYNDCDDDEVTSTDHSPLVTKRTYGMQEQFQHTTEGVATYDWPNKRPKLVDGGCNRSPQPVDSSSSLRPNENHECISDAESQNSFGAEKVGKSMAGDFQLKKDQIRELLRVLENLIPGAKGKQPLFVIDQTIEYLKALASKTQHLE; this comes from the coding sequence ATGGTTAAGGCTGATAGATGTTTGCCTCGCCCACAGCATGTGGCTTGGCGATATCCATATTTGAATTGCTTTGGCATGCTGGAAGACCCCAGCTTACTTGGTATTTCAGCATGTTTAAATTCTACCACTCGCATCTTTCCTGCTGTCAATGCATTTCAAGGACCTGCAGCTCCTGCTATCCCGGGTCCAAAGACTGAGCCAACAGATGAGTTGAAACATTTCCTTCGGCATCCCATTGCAAAAACAGGTTTCAAAGAAGTGCATACTGGAGGGTCTTTGCAAAATGCAAATCCTGAATCTTTGCAGAGAAAATTCCTGATTTTTGACCGCTCTGGTAATAAGACACGAATGTTTTACGGTCCTGGCCTCCCTCATGTCCAGGGTCCAATTATTTCTGCTAGAGAATTTCCTCTAGCTTGTGATATAAATGAGAAGGGATGGACAAGTAGTATGCGTCAAAATGGTCTAGCCGATTGCAGTTTACCAAAAAAGTCTGATAATGATCATGTAGGTCATGAAGAAAGTGAAATGCATGAAGACACGGAGGAAATCAATGCATTGCTTTATTCTGATGATGATGACAGTGATTATAATGATTGTGATGATGACGAGGTAACAAGTACAGACCATTCCCCTTTGGTTACTAAAAGGACCTATGGTATGCAAGAACAATTTCAACACACAACTGAGGGGGTTGCTACCTATGACTGGCCTAACAAAAGGCCGAAGTTAGTTGATGGTGGCTGCAATAGATCACCACAACCTGTGGACAGTTCCAGTTCGTTAAGACCAAATGAAAACCACGAGTGCATTAGTGATGCTGAATCACAGAATTCTTTTGGCGCTGAGAAAGTAGGTAAATCAATGGCAGGTGATTTTCAGTTGAAAAAGGACCAGATTCGGGAATTATTGAGAGTTCTTGAGAACTTGATTCCTGGTGCAAAAGGAAAGCAGCCACTTTTTGTCATTGATCAAACTATTGAGTACTTGAAAGCTTTGGCGTCCAAAACTCAACACTTGGAGTAA
- the LOC140177728 gene encoding protein FAR-RED IMPAIRED RESPONSE 1-like: MGGNAPKGFLTDQCASMKRALEACMPTTVHRWCIWHIMKKIPSKLNGYKGHADIEQEMSQVVWNSQSKDSFDRNWNDFLLNFGLGDNKWLSDLYEDRHIWVPIYLDHHFWAGMRSTQRSESMHSFFNKYITRNSSLIQFVKQYDNCLGSREQAERESDAADFHTVIPCATKSCIEAQFQDAYTHAKFREVQAQFRGKANCITRLKNSALGYSVYEVGEQVSSSIFNKFVVTYDSVAAEVKCHCLLFESRGILCRHALSVLSFEQVSQVSPRYILERWSKKVKRRHTHIKSSHDEPLMEPRSKRFDQLVFRSQNICEFASESEELTAILHRAYDNVMAEMEALKAKRKGTSSLSHEDANLESVNELQSPPRIRTRGRPKNRLGSKLEKQIANATKKKKTNVLSEVKVMFFKFVAIEFIFLVNSLGNVCVLYFR; the protein is encoded by the exons atgggaggaaacgctccgaaagggtttctcaccgatcagtgcgcatccatgaaaagggctttagaggcctgtatgccaacaacagttcaccgctggtgcatttggcacatcatgaagaagattccaagcaaattaaacgggtacaagggacatgccgatatcgaacaagaaatgagccaagttgtttggaactctcaaagcaaagactcattcgataggaattggaacgattttctgctgaattttggtcttggggacaacaagtggctttcag atctgtacgaagaccgtcacatatgggttcctatctatctggatcaccatttctgggcagggatgagaagcacacaaaggagcgagagcatgcattcattttttaacaagtatatcacccggaacagctcgcttattcagttcgtcaaacaatacgataattgcctcggaagcagggagcaagcagagagagaatcagatgctgcagattttcatacggtcataccgtgtgcaacgaAATCctgcattgaagctcagtttcaagatgcatacactcacgcaaagtttagggaagtccaagcgcaattcagaggaaaggcgaattgcatcaccagactgaagaattccgctctaggctattcagtatacgaagtcggagaacaagtttccagctcaatattcaacaagttcgtggttacttacgactcggttgcagccgaggtaaaatgccattgcttattattcgagtcgagagggatactgtgccgtcacgcactaagcgtgttaagcttcgaacaagtaagccaagtgtcaccgagatacatactggaacgatggagcaagaaggtaaagaggcgacacacacacatcaagagcagccacgacgagccactaatggagccaagaagcaagaggttcgaccaattggtttttcgttcgcaaaatatatgcgaatttgcctccgaatcggaggagctgactgcaattctgcaccgcgcgtacgataacgtcatggccgagatggaagcattaaaagccaaaaggaaggggacatcttctttatcccacgaagacgccaacttggaatccgttaacgagcttcaaagcccgccaaggattcgaacaagaggacgtccaaaaaacaggctaggttcaaagctggagaaacagatcgcaaatgccacaaagaagaagaagacgaacgttttaagcgaggtaaaagtaatgttctttaaatttgtggcgattgagtttatttttctcgttaatagtttaggtAATGTGTGTGTGTTATAtttcagataa